From Pelotomaculum schinkii, the proteins below share one genomic window:
- the wecB gene encoding non-hydrolyzing UDP-N-acetylglucosamine 2-epimerase — protein MKLLTIIGARPQFIKAAPFSTVFRQQHKEILVHTGQHYDTNMSDIFFAELGIPKPDYNLGVGSGMHGAQTGRMLEKIEELLLKENPDGVLVYGDTNSTLAGALAASKIHIPVFHVEAGLRSYNMRMPEEQNRVLTDHISTLLLCPTKTAVENLRKEGITKGVYNTGDIMYDAVLQNITISKQRYASGAWLAELRNENPYISSLKDKNFYLATIHRAENTDNPNKLREIFNAFEKLDKPVLLPLHPRTRKLLDELDILISNIIIIQPVGYLLMLYLTANAYMVLTDSGGLQKEAYFLKTPCTTLRDQTEWVETLENGWNVLTPIYADSIIKCANRPLDCQKYPQPSLFGDGHAAKYIYQAIVNGGKF, from the coding sequence TTGAAATTACTAACAATCATTGGCGCCCGACCGCAATTCATAAAAGCTGCACCGTTTTCAACTGTTTTCAGACAACAGCACAAAGAAATTCTCGTCCACACAGGGCAACATTACGATACTAATATGTCAGACATATTTTTTGCTGAGTTGGGCATCCCCAAACCAGATTATAATCTAGGAGTAGGATCCGGTATGCATGGAGCACAAACTGGACGCATGCTGGAGAAAATAGAAGAGCTGCTCCTTAAAGAAAACCCGGATGGTGTGCTTGTATACGGAGATACCAATTCTACCTTGGCCGGGGCTTTGGCAGCGAGCAAGATTCATATTCCCGTGTTTCATGTAGAAGCTGGTCTGCGTAGCTACAACATGCGTATGCCGGAGGAACAGAACCGTGTACTAACCGACCATATTTCAACATTGCTGCTATGCCCAACAAAAACGGCAGTTGAGAATCTTCGTAAAGAGGGTATCACGAAAGGTGTTTATAACACAGGTGATATTATGTATGATGCTGTTCTACAAAATATTACCATATCCAAACAGCGTTATGCCAGTGGAGCCTGGCTTGCGGAGTTGCGCAACGAAAACCCATATATATCAAGCCTTAAGGATAAAAACTTTTATTTAGCAACTATCCATCGAGCAGAAAATACTGATAATCCCAATAAATTACGTGAAATTTTCAATGCCTTTGAAAAACTGGACAAGCCTGTTTTGCTGCCGCTTCATCCTCGTACACGTAAGTTGCTAGATGAGCTGGATATATTAATAAGCAATATAATTATTATTCAGCCAGTTGGTTATTTGCTGATGTTGTATCTTACAGCTAATGCCTATATGGTGCTTACCGATTCAGGCGGCCTTCAAAAGGAAGCATATTTTCTTAAAACTCCATGTACGACACTTCGTGACCAGACAGAATGGGTTGAGACGTTGGAAAATGGATGGAATGTCTTAACACCAATATATGCCGATAGCATAATTAAATGTGCAAATCGGCCACTTGACTGCCAAAAGTATCCACAACCTTCTTTGTTTGGTGATGGTCACGCAGCAAAATATATTTACCAGGCTATAGTAAATGGAGGAAAATTTTAA
- a CDS encoding glycosyltransferase, protein MNILIIPSWYPSKSNPHIGSFFREQAIALQRAGHHVIILNATYQRKSSYFDSDNFKLKILNDEGVKVYSYVTPSFGIVRAKRLMCWNFFRRIRRIYHRIIADGEKINIIHAHSFMPAGYGAYKLGKVYDIPVVVTEHSSGVINKNISPFEINLLKKCVDGTASFICVGEGLKKRVIELTKTNKMIHVIPNMVSPLFKYKEKSKQAKNFLFLAVGNLTARKRFGMTIDAFIEAFKGNENVKLKIVGGGPLYDELKNQIDKSNMSKQITLLGALSREETAQQMQDCDAFILVSAYETFGVVYIEAMACGKPVIGTRNGGADWIINKNNGILIDVDNKEQLVQAMKRMITRYKNYRKEDISKETISQYSEISVVKKLNGIYERCIQE, encoded by the coding sequence ATGAATATTTTAATTATACCTTCCTGGTATCCGAGCAAAAGCAATCCGCATATAGGTTCTTTTTTTCGGGAACAAGCTATTGCTTTACAAAGAGCCGGGCATCATGTAATTATCCTAAATGCAACTTATCAGAGAAAAAGCAGTTATTTTGATTCGGACAATTTCAAGTTGAAAATATTAAACGATGAAGGTGTTAAAGTATACTCCTACGTCACACCTTCGTTTGGGATTGTTAGAGCAAAAAGATTGATGTGCTGGAACTTTTTTAGGCGTATAAGAAGAATATATCATCGAATAATTGCAGACGGAGAAAAGATTAACATAATTCACGCACATTCATTTATGCCGGCAGGATATGGTGCTTATAAATTAGGCAAAGTTTATGATATACCCGTTGTTGTTACTGAGCATTCGAGTGGGGTCATTAACAAAAATATTTCACCTTTTGAAATTAATTTGCTTAAAAAATGTGTAGATGGAACCGCGAGTTTTATTTGCGTGGGTGAAGGATTAAAAAAAAGAGTTATTGAGCTCACGAAAACTAATAAGATGATTCATGTAATACCAAACATGGTGTCACCGTTATTTAAATACAAAGAGAAAAGTAAGCAAGCAAAAAACTTTCTTTTTCTTGCTGTCGGTAACTTGACAGCAAGAAAAAGATTTGGGATGACCATAGATGCTTTCATAGAAGCTTTTAAAGGCAACGAAAATGTCAAATTGAAAATAGTTGGCGGTGGTCCGCTTTATGATGAACTAAAGAATCAAATAGATAAATCTAACATGAGTAAGCAAATAACTTTATTAGGTGCATTATCAAGAGAAGAAACGGCACAGCAGATGCAAGATTGCGATGCTTTTATTCTTGTAAGTGCATATGAGACTTTCGGAGTTGTGTATATTGAAGCAATGGCCTGCGGTAAGCCTGTTATTGGAACACGTAATGGTGGAGCCGACTGGATTATAAATAAAAACAATGGTATCTTAATTGATGTTGATAATAAAGAGCAGTTAGTACAAGCTATGAAGCGTATGATAACACGCTATAAAAATTACAGAAAAGAAGATATAAGCAAAGAAACGATTAGTCAATACTCAGAAATCTCAGTTGTTAAAAAGCTGAATGGTATATACGAAAGGTGTATTCAGGAATGA
- a CDS encoding IS3 family transposase (programmed frameshift), with amino-acid sequence MKRYDKHFKEEAVRLVVELGRSVATVAKELGIHENTLHKWVSQYKEHKENAFPGSGNLLPEDAETRRLKKMIADLQEENAILKKGHGHLRKTPEIAYKFINQHRFKFRVEKMCQVFGVSRSGYYAWLKRPESRRKIRNKELIKKIRKVHQISRGTYGSPRITRTLKKQGITCSRNRVARLMRENDIAAKTRRKFKATTNSKHHYPVAENIVNQNFTASHPNQVWVADITYVATDEGWLYLAAIEDLFQRKIVGWAMDSTMTRQLVLDALRQAVWRYRPSAGLIHHSDRGSQYASHEYQQALKDYEMNASMSRKGNCYDNACMESFFGTLKRELIYGTRFKTRAEARQAIFEYIEVFYNRVRLHSALGYMSPVEYEQSFKTAA; translated from the exons ATGAAACGTTACGATAAGCATTTTAAAGAAGAAGCGGTCCGCCTGGTAGTAGAGTTGGGGCGATCCGTGGCAACGGTGGCCAAAGAACTCGGTATCCATGAGAACACCCTGCACAAATGGGTTAGTCAGTATAAAGAACATAAGGAAAACGCTTTTCCAGGCAGCGGCAATCTACTGCCAGAGGACGCAGAAACCAGGCGTTTAAAAAAAATGATAGCTGATTTACAAGAGGAAAACGCCATTCTAAAAAAGG GCCACGGCCATCTTCGCAAGACACCAGAAATAGCTTATAAGTTTATTAATCAGCACCGCTTCAAATTTCGGGTGGAGAAGATGTGCCAGGTTTTTGGAGTCTCTCGAAGCGGTTACTATGCTTGGCTGAAAAGGCCGGAAAGCCGGCGAAAAATCCGGAATAAAGAACTAATTAAAAAGATCCGTAAGGTTCATCAGATTTCCCGGGGTACTTATGGTAGTCCGAGAATAACCAGGACCTTGAAGAAACAAGGCATTACTTGCAGCCGGAACCGGGTGGCCCGCCTGATGCGGGAGAACGATATAGCCGCCAAGACAAGGAGAAAATTTAAGGCTACCACTAACTCAAAGCACCATTATCCGGTTGCTGAAAACATTGTTAATCAGAACTTTACTGCCAGCCATCCTAATCAGGTCTGGGTTGCTGATATTACATATGTCGCAACGGATGAAGGGTGGTTATACCTTGCAGCTATTGAAGACCTGTTCCAAAGAAAGATTGTGGGCTGGGCTATGGACAGTACAATGACTCGCCAGTTGGTCCTGGATGCTCTCAGACAGGCAGTTTGGCGGTATCGGCCATCAGCAGGACTTATTCATCACTCAGACCGCGGGAGTCAATATGCCAGTCATGAATACCAGCAAGCTTTAAAGGACTACGAAATGAACGCCAGTATGAGCCGCAAAGGTAATTGTTATGACAACGCCTGTATGGAATCGTTTTTTGGAACCCTGAAGAGGGAACTGATTTATGGTACCCGATTTAAAACAAGAGCTGAAGCCCGTCAAGCCATCTTTGAATATATTGAAGTCTTTTACAACCGGGTTCGGCTGCATTCAGCCCTTGGATATATGTCGCCAGTCGAATACGAACAATCCTTTAAAACAGCAGCGTAA
- a CDS encoding nucleotide sugar dehydrogenase, whose translation MSNLKQKLLNKTATLGVIGLGYVGLPLAVEKAKAGYRTIGFDVQEAKVDMVNAGKNYIGDVVNEDLEAIVDSGFLSATTDFAQVAKADCICICVPTPLDAHQQPDISYVRASAESIVPYMHKDMLIVLESTTYPGTTEELLKPILEKSGLKCGEDFYLAFSPERVDPGNLIYKTKNTPKVVGGITPACTDIAATLYESILEAPIHRVSTPAVAEMEKILENTYRNINIGLVNELAILCNKMGISIWEVIDAAKSKPYGFQAFYPGPGLGGHCIPLDPYYLSWKAREYGFHTSMIEASMMVNDRMPEYCVERASKILNRYKKAMNGSKVLVLGVAYKQDIDDYRESPAIRVIDELEKEGAEVVYFDPYIPEYREHGKVVKGEPELTTALIESVDLIVITTAHSSVDYDFVQKHAKIIFDTKNVMKEIKNRENIEVL comes from the coding sequence ATGAGCAACTTAAAACAAAAGCTGTTAAATAAAACAGCAACTCTAGGTGTTATTGGTTTAGGTTACGTTGGTCTACCATTAGCAGTGGAGAAAGCTAAGGCTGGCTATAGAACAATTGGTTTTGACGTGCAAGAAGCCAAGGTTGATATGGTCAACGCAGGCAAGAACTACATTGGCGATGTAGTAAACGAAGACCTTGAAGCTATCGTTGATTCAGGCTTCCTTTCGGCTACTACCGACTTTGCCCAGGTAGCTAAAGCTGACTGCATTTGTATATGCGTACCAACACCATTGGATGCCCATCAACAACCAGATATCAGTTATGTTAGGGCATCTGCTGAGAGCATCGTTCCATACATGCATAAGGATATGCTGATAGTGTTGGAATCAACTACATATCCAGGAACCACAGAGGAGTTGCTTAAGCCGATACTTGAAAAGTCCGGTTTAAAATGCGGGGAGGATTTTTATCTCGCTTTTTCACCGGAACGTGTTGACCCTGGTAATCTCATCTATAAGACTAAGAACACACCAAAAGTCGTGGGAGGTATAACCCCAGCGTGTACTGATATAGCTGCTACTTTATACGAGAGTATTCTGGAAGCGCCTATTCACCGTGTATCTACCCCTGCCGTTGCTGAGATGGAAAAGATATTGGAGAATACTTACCGAAATATTAATATTGGCCTTGTCAATGAACTTGCCATCCTATGCAATAAAATGGGTATTAGCATCTGGGAAGTCATAGATGCCGCAAAATCAAAACCATATGGATTCCAGGCATTCTATCCGGGACCCGGTTTAGGTGGTCACTGCATCCCACTTGATCCCTACTATTTATCATGGAAAGCCCGCGAATATGGCTTTCATACATCAATGATTGAAGCCTCCATGATGGTAAATGACCGTATGCCGGAATACTGTGTGGAGAGGGCAAGCAAGATACTCAACAGATACAAGAAAGCGATGAACGGCTCAAAAGTATTGGTGCTTGGCGTAGCTTATAAGCAAGATATTGACGATTATCGAGAAAGCCCTGCTATCAGAGTGATTGACGAACTAGAAAAAGAGGGCGCTGAGGTTGTTTATTTTGATCCTTACATACCGGAGTATCGTGAGCATGGAAAAGTTGTAAAAGGTGAACCGGAGTTGACCACAGCCCTGATAGAAAGTGTGGATTTGATTGTGATTACAACAGCGCATTCCAGCGTCGATTACGACTTTGTTCAGAAGCATGCGAAAATAATTTTCGATACAAAGAATGTAATGAAGGAAATAAAAAACAGAGAAAATATAGAAGTGTTATAA
- a CDS encoding glycosyltransferase: MKTEDNPPFSMSILMGQAHDSDVSYSETRYALRDKLNIAHTVPILLTVSRLAGWKRVDRAISAMPDVLKSFPNCVLMIVGDGTERDKLQSLAKQLGIEKSVIFTGAVKQKDVWKYYAIADIFLSLYDLSNVGNPLIEAMRYGKAIITLDIGDTYKVIKNEFNGILLPVNKSDRIAATIVYLLSDEKLRKYLGCNAQEYAKQNFWSWNERMNAELAVVNKLRENWFHEAVVDTKVTSIEIS, encoded by the coding sequence GTGAAAACAGAAGATAATCCGCCATTTTCTATGTCTATTTTAATGGGGCAAGCTCACGATTCTGATGTTTCTTATTCAGAAACAAGGTATGCCCTCCGAGATAAGTTAAACATTGCCCATACTGTACCTATTCTGCTGACTGTATCAAGACTAGCTGGCTGGAAAAGAGTTGATCGTGCTATAAGCGCTATGCCTGATGTATTAAAGAGCTTTCCAAATTGCGTATTAATGATTGTTGGTGATGGTACTGAACGGGATAAGTTACAATCGTTAGCAAAGCAGCTCGGAATAGAGAAAAGTGTAATCTTTACAGGCGCAGTTAAACAGAAAGATGTTTGGAAATATTATGCCATAGCAGATATATTTCTTTCTTTATATGATTTAAGCAATGTAGGAAACCCCTTGATAGAAGCAATGCGATACGGAAAAGCTATCATAACACTTGATATTGGTGATACATATAAAGTAATTAAAAATGAATTCAATGGTATTCTGTTACCTGTAAATAAATCTGACAGAATTGCAGCAACTATTGTGTATTTGCTGTCAGATGAGAAACTAAGAAAATATCTTGGCTGCAATGCACAAGAATATGCAAAACAAAACTTTTGGAGTTGGAATGAAAGAATGAATGCCGAGCTTGCTGTTGTTAATAAATTGAGGGAAAATTGGTTCCATGAAGCTGTTGTTGATACAAAAGTAACAAGTATAGAAATTAGTTAA
- a CDS encoding oligosaccharide flippase family protein, with the protein MKSSIANDALKLTTSKIITMIISMITAMLLSRFRTLEEYGTYSQLLLVVNIVTTIFMLGLPNSINFFLARAESDEEKEKFISTYYTLNTLLSFITGLVLVAATPLIAQYFKNELIKSFWYVLAVYPWTKIIIASIGNILVVCKKVSSLMLFTILNSLFLLFAIIVVQILGLSFAAYMAIFVTGEAVFAIIVYIIVGNLTGKIRIYVEKDLVKSILKFSLPIGLATTVGTLSIQLDKLVIGYFFNTEQLAIYTNAAREMPVTIISSSLTAVIMPELVKLLKNNKNDEAITLWKHAITLSYICICFFATGLFVFASEFISLLYSDKYLSGVAVFRVFNVVLLLRCTYFGMILNSIGKTKFIFYSSIASLGLNVILSYLFYLMFGFIGPAIATFISIAAVNMCQLIVSSKSISISFINIFPWKFLAIITMINIFFGVSFTLVKEVIQLETFTGEIMESIVLGIAWGIIYFLIMLKTIKTKWKVLKSY; encoded by the coding sequence TTGAAGTCTTCAATTGCGAATGATGCTTTAAAATTAACCACGTCAAAAATTATTACCATGATTATATCAATGATAACAGCAATGCTGTTATCACGCTTTCGCACATTAGAAGAGTATGGTACGTATTCTCAACTTCTCTTAGTTGTTAACATTGTTACCACTATTTTTATGTTAGGGTTACCCAATAGCATTAATTTCTTTTTAGCAAGAGCGGAAAGCGATGAAGAAAAAGAAAAGTTCATATCAACTTACTACACATTAAATACCTTATTGAGTTTTATAACTGGCCTGGTTTTAGTAGCGGCTACTCCTCTAATAGCACAATACTTCAAAAATGAACTTATAAAAAGTTTTTGGTATGTATTGGCTGTTTATCCGTGGACAAAAATAATTATTGCAAGTATAGGAAATATATTGGTAGTTTGCAAGAAGGTTTCCAGTTTAATGCTTTTTACTATTCTCAATAGTTTATTTTTATTATTTGCTATCATCGTTGTGCAAATTTTAGGATTAAGTTTTGCAGCATATATGGCTATTTTTGTAACCGGAGAAGCTGTATTTGCAATAATTGTTTATATTATAGTGGGCAATCTCACAGGAAAAATTAGAATTTATGTCGAGAAAGATTTAGTAAAAAGCATATTAAAATTTTCTCTTCCAATTGGTTTAGCTACAACGGTTGGAACATTAAGTATACAATTGGATAAGCTCGTTATAGGTTACTTTTTTAATACTGAGCAACTTGCAATATATACGAACGCTGCCAGAGAAATGCCTGTTACAATAATATCATCATCGCTCACGGCTGTAATTATGCCGGAACTTGTAAAGCTTTTGAAAAATAATAAAAACGATGAAGCGATTACATTATGGAAACATGCCATAACCCTATCTTACATTTGTATATGTTTCTTTGCCACGGGTTTATTTGTTTTTGCATCAGAATTTATTTCACTGTTATATTCAGATAAATATTTATCAGGAGTTGCAGTATTTCGTGTATTTAATGTTGTTCTGTTGCTGCGATGTACTTATTTTGGTATGATATTGAATTCTATAGGTAAAACAAAATTTATATTTTATAGCTCAATAGCATCACTAGGGTTAAATGTAATATTAAGCTATCTATTCTATCTCATGTTCGGTTTCATTGGTCCTGCAATTGCAACTTTTATATCTATAGCGGCAGTGAATATGTGCCAACTCATAGTTTCATCAAAGAGTATTTCTATTTCCTTTATTAATATATTTCCATGGAAGTTCCTTGCAATTATTACAATGATAAATATTTTTTTTGGTGTGTCTTTTACTCTTGTTAAAGAGGTAATACAATTAGAAACTTTTACTGGCGAAATTATGGAATCTATTGTACTTGGAATTGCCTGGGGGATTATTTATTTTCTTATAATGTTGAAAACGATTAAAACAAAATGGAAAGTTTTAAAGAGCTATTAA
- a CDS encoding acyltransferase has protein sequence MAEYFVHESSYIDEGVSIGNGTKIWHFCHIQKGTQIGEKCSLGQNVNVSNNVRIGNGVKIQNNVSVYEGVELEDYVFCGPSCVFTNDLTPRSKYPKGSAGYKKTLIKYGASIGANATIVCGHTVGRWAMIASGAVVTKDVPDYALMAGVPAKQICWVCECGMPLKDGLKCKDCTREYVLVNGNLEENEIV, from the coding sequence ATGGCAGAGTATTTTGTACATGAAAGCAGTTATATAGATGAAGGTGTATCTATAGGCAATGGCACAAAGATATGGCATTTTTGCCACATCCAAAAAGGAACGCAAATAGGCGAGAAATGTTCTCTTGGTCAGAACGTGAATGTGTCGAATAACGTGAGGATCGGTAACGGCGTGAAAATCCAGAACAACGTTTCTGTATACGAAGGCGTTGAACTGGAGGACTACGTATTCTGTGGGCCGTCTTGTGTGTTCACCAATGACTTGACGCCGAGAAGTAAATACCCCAAAGGCAGCGCCGGGTACAAAAAGACGCTGATTAAATATGGCGCTTCAATCGGCGCCAATGCCACTATTGTTTGCGGTCATACTGTCGGCAGGTGGGCGATGATTGCTTCCGGTGCGGTTGTGACTAAGGATGTGCCGGACTATGCTTTGATGGCAGGGGTGCCGGCCAAACAGATATGTTGGGTATGTGAATGCGGCATGCCGCTGAAAGATGGGCTTAAATGCAAGGATTGCACTAGAGAGTATGTATTGGTGAATGGCAATCTGGAGGAGAATGAAATCGTGTAA
- a CDS encoding O-antigen ligase family protein has product MTIGVYTKNNYSIKCRTTEKINRHTKTQYALFGLIVACCLGEVINIYGIKLSWIMALLTIVFFIGEHNSLKIKIPTYDIKLFFYFFIIWGVYATVQTAFILKNDYAVSNYISLLVNLFTITMLTLNIQSKKDIIFLNKGLVLGLIINLLIAYWELFTGNHLVLLNERNMLYYSDKALGVFGNGNDLATFICFGIIAVLLQYAFTNKNKVPALIIITASMYIIIRIGARGALYGMIVYGLCFAFFCILIKLYSISKASFSIVLYLLCVVCVIIGFIVLSNYTLIDLVLMISSPGNESSDLFRLSLMGEALQLFFNSFFLGIGPGQSIVLLGTNVHNFFLEIMCEYGIIIISGILMIFIYLLRAYRWKLPKLLTLCILSFTPAFVLIGVSSSGANRIRTTWILITIMYLAISLYKKESANVLK; this is encoded by the coding sequence ATGACAATAGGTGTTTATACCAAGAATAATTATTCAATTAAATGTAGAACAACCGAAAAAATTAATAGGCACACCAAAACACAATACGCTTTATTTGGATTGATAGTAGCATGCTGCTTAGGTGAAGTAATCAATATCTATGGTATAAAACTAAGTTGGATTATGGCTTTATTGACGATAGTTTTTTTTATAGGAGAGCATAACAGTTTAAAAATCAAAATACCAACTTATGACATAAAACTATTTTTCTATTTTTTTATTATTTGGGGTGTTTACGCAACGGTTCAAACTGCTTTTATATTGAAAAACGATTACGCTGTATCTAATTATATATCATTATTGGTAAATTTGTTTACAATAACAATGTTGACACTTAACATTCAAAGTAAAAAAGATATAATCTTTCTCAATAAAGGGCTTGTTCTTGGATTGATAATAAATCTACTTATTGCTTATTGGGAGTTGTTTACGGGTAACCACTTGGTCTTATTAAATGAACGAAATATGTTATACTATTCTGATAAAGCTCTTGGCGTATTCGGGAACGGAAATGATTTAGCAACATTCATTTGTTTTGGCATTATAGCAGTGTTATTGCAATATGCATTTACTAACAAAAACAAGGTGCCAGCACTTATTATAATTACTGCATCAATGTATATTATTATCAGAATTGGTGCAAGAGGTGCGTTATACGGCATGATAGTTTACGGATTATGTTTTGCCTTTTTTTGTATATTGATAAAGCTATATAGCATTAGTAAAGCTTCCTTTAGTATTGTGTTATATTTGTTATGTGTAGTATGTGTAATAATAGGATTTATCGTGCTTTCAAATTATACATTAATAGACTTGGTGTTAATGATAAGCTCACCGGGTAATGAAAGCAGTGATTTATTTAGGTTAAGTCTCATGGGAGAAGCTCTTCAATTGTTTTTTAATTCCTTTTTTTTAGGTATAGGCCCAGGTCAAAGTATAGTACTATTGGGTACCAATGTACATAACTTTTTTTTAGAAATTATGTGTGAATACGGCATCATAATAATAAGCGGAATCCTTATGATATTCATATATCTTCTTAGAGCATATAGGTGGAAATTACCTAAACTCTTAACCCTTTGCATATTGTCTTTTACTCCAGCATTTGTTCTCATAGGTGTTTCATCCAGCGGAGCTAATAGAATTAGGACTACTTGGATTTTAATAACTATTATGTATCTGGCGATAAGTTTGTATAAGAAAGAGAGCGCTAATGTGTTAAAGTAG
- a CDS encoding Gfo/Idh/MocA family protein: MGKKICVIGGGRWGQNHIRTLFQIGNLAGIVETNQQRLEELLEPYPVKGFTELDDAIQQGFDGYILATPAETHYPVGKKLLEKGLNVLIEKPMALSSEHSRHLVELAGQTGARLMVGHLLLFHPAIKKIKEVIKSGKIGRLYYIYSTRLNLGTVRTEENVFWSFAPHDISILDYFIGRPATKIEAKGAKFLQDKIYDVTIAQFTYPGNVHAHIFVSWLHPFKEQRLVVVGSQGMVSFDDSSLDKNILYYNKHIDWVEGKPVKVEQPDEIIVYDKAMPLTEELKYFVNNLDQKIEFASGKTGHEVVKVLETVQELISKNE, encoded by the coding sequence GTGGGGAAAAAAATATGCGTAATCGGAGGGGGACGTTGGGGACAAAACCACATCAGAACTCTTTTTCAAATTGGTAACCTGGCGGGCATTGTGGAAACCAACCAGCAGAGACTGGAAGAACTGTTAGAGCCATATCCAGTAAAGGGTTTCACCGAACTTGATGATGCAATCCAGCAAGGTTTTGACGGATACATATTGGCCACTCCTGCTGAGACCCATTATCCTGTGGGAAAAAAGCTACTTGAAAAGGGCTTGAACGTACTTATTGAAAAACCAATGGCCCTTTCCTCAGAGCATTCCCGTCATCTTGTTGAGCTTGCAGGGCAAACAGGGGCCAGGCTTATGGTGGGGCATCTCTTACTTTTCCATCCGGCCATTAAAAAAATCAAAGAGGTCATCAAAAGCGGCAAAATTGGCCGGCTTTACTATATATACTCAACCAGGTTAAACTTGGGGACAGTCAGAACTGAGGAGAATGTTTTTTGGTCGTTTGCGCCTCATGACATTTCGATCTTGGATTATTTCATCGGGCGCCCCGCCACTAAGATAGAAGCTAAAGGAGCAAAATTCCTCCAGGATAAAATCTATGATGTGACAATAGCTCAGTTTACTTACCCGGGCAATGTGCATGCGCATATCTTTGTTTCCTGGTTACATCCCTTCAAGGAACAAAGACTAGTTGTGGTGGGCAGCCAGGGAATGGTATCTTTTGATGATTCTTCTTTGGACAAGAACATTCTGTATTATAACAAACACATTGATTGGGTAGAAGGTAAACCGGTTAAAGTAGAGCAGCCCGATGAAATCATCGTTTATGATAAAGCGATGCCATTGACTGAAGAGCTGAAATACTTTGTTAACAACCTTGATCAAAAAATTGAATTTGCCAGTGGAAAAACCGGGCACGAAGTGGTCAAAGTACTGGAAACAGTACAAGAGTTAATAAGTAAAAATGAATGA